The following coding sequences lie in one Fusarium poae strain DAOMC 252244 chromosome 1, whole genome shotgun sequence genomic window:
- a CDS encoding hypothetical protein (TransMembrane:1 (o1084-1104i)): MPRFRNSNPADKSCLSSLVSLVRRRPKSTAHSPAPVPTPEDDIQPPPSAAETQTAILPDAGVSNASSSPIENDVEDQGKNPIRIQGESELWYEALRKSDDQIREAIQGYRISTRDEIEAAKLIAMVRDKQENFANTTAKIKIGNREIIWRDHATRVVTWVTNIGDIAVPFAPSPSSTVWSALKVLMQAHVSQCEDLVAILDCAEKVLRLVQRGRTYEAVYLQQLSHKHSESRESLRNALIEAYKQALKLLIHAADQFQKGKGQRFVDALMNPKQGETLVNDLTKAEENLSRAVQASESEHRQMDNAETRRLLERLSGPLRYIDDKVGVMLQHIEQSTLYDALMSISDVDVAGQHEMRTLKRTKGTCEWLLEHEKFRCWEDSYDSPILWLKGRVGTGKSTLTSKVVDRYRIPVEELVNQPAIDEGFAFFYCSKSGTKGSKDDMFIQVLRSFLRQLATVPHHPEKIDPDLIKLCQAMKTKNQTLSIESCQKRIATLIEIYPRTIIVLDALDECDRSTRHELIAFFTDLIDKSSHPVKVVISSRDEDDIRRLLSTKNVLSIDVDRKNEKDIETYLDTELARACDHWSPRIKKKVKQKLIEGSMGMFRWTYLQMEQLKDLVSDEAVDERLGKLPKDLTKAYDELYNSLETHDRVLLQRMVKWLIHGAESLSTSAMLSAIRLSEAKDDHCHISIHTSTKLSESQLQVIGRHLVVSDNSIHDHRRTHRYKTACRRVWRFAHASVTEYFEDHHQSWSGDSAVMELARLSVLKAIDLYPNRGFGKTEHENSENSTNSANYGIGAHSYSDTYRQFRDQSEFEQYVTDLWPWHIQAVQRRSLRCPDLSVLLERFLIAPNETHISSQRYRNWKSTTSDRFQRFFGVWKSELEPIENPFFAIWSLDLYAAAEDWVEPRMDLLEVNKYGNDALALAAFQGHVDLCRQLILKGVNVDRILPSGLSALYIAIAWNQVSCVKLLLQKGANPNQNTNHRPLCNALDLSKEAVEVLLQYRADPNLVCHDTDCFEWPLGKAMHMGVETKVMERFIEAGASLNLQIGVYGGPLAEAAWKGSLSYAKLFVDNGAQVNAHLTVGKYGTALAAAIFGSYFAMVKYLIEEAGADVRKMISCLPFPRPEVSQRYESWGEDIKRYLIKKGYMDEEDLEYIVYNDSNIEKPLL; the protein is encoded by the exons ATGCCGCGCTTCAGGAACTCGAATCCAGCTGACAAAAGCTGCCTTTCATCTCTTGTATCACTAGTGCGACGCCGACCAAAGAGCACGGCTCACAGTCCTGCACCTGTGCCCACTCCGGAGGATGACATCCAGCCTCCGCCGAGCGCTGCCGAGACTCAAACAGCAATCTTACCCGATGCAGGCGTGTCGAATGCCTCTTCCTCTCCTATAGAGAATGACGTCGAAGACCAAGGAAAGAACCCGATCCGAATACAGGGAGAATCAGAACTCTGGTACGAGGCTTTGCGTAAAAGCGATGATCAGATTAGAGAGGCCATCCAGGGATATCGTATCTCTACCAGAGATGAGATTGAAGCGGCTAAATTAATAGCCATGGTGCGAGATAAACAAGAAAACTTTGCGAACACAACAGCAAAGATCAAAATTGGGAATCGCGAGATCATATGGCGGGATCATGCCACCCGTGTCGTCACATGGGTAACCAACATTGGTGATATTGCTGTACCCTTTGCCCCAAGCCCATCTTCCACTGTGTGGTCGGCATTGAAGGTTCTGATGCAG GCCCATGTATCACAGTGTGAAGACCTTGTTGCCATTCTGGACTGTGCTGAGAAGGTACTCCGACTAGTCCAACGAGGGAGGACCTACGAAGCTGTCTATCTACAGCAACTGAGTCATAAACACTCGGAGTCAAGAGAGAGCCTAAGAAATGCTCTGATTGAGGCATACAAGCAGGCTCTCAAGCTCCTCATTCATGCCGCTGATCAGTTTCAAAAGGGCAAGGGACAACGCTTCGTTGACGCGCTCATGAACCCCAAGCAAGGAGAAACTCTGGTAAATGACTTAACGAAGGCAGAAGAGAACTTATCAAGAGCAGTACAAGCTTCAGAGTCTGAACACAGGCAAATGGACAACGCAGAAACTAGAAGGCTTCTTGAGCGGCTGAGCGGGCCACTACGATACATTGACGACAAGGTTGGCGTGATGCTTCAACACATCGAGCAGTCTACGCTTTACGACGCTCTAATGTCTATCAGCGACGTTGATGTCGCTGGACAACATGAGATGAGAACCCTTAAAAGAACAAAAGGAACTTGCGAGTGGTTACTGGAACATGAGAAATTTCGCTGCTGGGAAGATTCTTATGATTCGCCAATCTTATGGCTCAAAGGGAGAG TTGGCACTGGCAAGTCGACTCTAACCTCAAAAGTCGTTGATCGTTACCGTATCCCCGTCGAAGAACTGGTAAACCAGCCCGCGATTGACGAAGGCTTCGCATTCTTTTACTGCAGCAAAAGTGGGACAAAAGGTTCAAAGGATGACATGTTCATCCAGGTCCTAAGAAGCTTCCTTCGTCAACTCGCAACAGTGCCTCATCATCCGGAAAAGATTGACCCAGACCTGATCAAGCTATGTCAGGCGATGAAGACCAAGAACCAAACATTATCGATTGAAAGCTGCCAAAAGCGCATCGCTACACTTATAGAGATCTATCCTCGTACAATTATTGTTCTCGACGCCTTGGACGAATGCGATAGGTCAACCAGGCACGAATTGATCGCCTTCTTTACGGATCTCATAGACAAGTCTTCCCATCCGGTCAAAGTTGTTATTTCCAGTCGTGATGAAGACGATATCAGAAGACTCCTGTCGACTAAGAATGTCCTGAGTATCGATGTTGACCGTAAGAACGAGAAGGATATTGAGACGTATCTTGACACAGAATTGGCGAGGGCCTGTGATCACTGGTCACCGAGGATCAAGAAAAAGGTCAAGCAGAAGCTTATTGAAGGTAGCATGGGAAT GTTTCGATGGACGTACTTGCAAATGGAGCAGCTCAAAGACCTTGTGTCAGATGAAGCTGTGGACGAAAGACTGGGTAAACTACCGAAGGATCTTACGAAAGCATATGATGAGCTTTACAACAGCTTGGAGACACACGATCGCGTGTTGCTCCAGAGGATGGTAAAGTGGCTTATACATGGAGCGGAATCATTGTCTACCTCGGCCATGCTCTCGGCCATCCGATTGTCCGAGGCCAAGGACGACCACTGCCACATCTCTATACATACATCGACTAAGCTCAGTGAGTCTCAGCTGCAGGTTATAGGCCGACATTTGGTTGTGTCTGATAATTCTATACATGATCATCGTCGAACCCACAGGTACAAAACAGCTTGTCGTCGCGTTTGGAGATTTGCACACGCCTCTGTCACAGAATACTTTGAGGACCATCATCAAAGCTGGTCGGGCGATAGCGCCGTGATGGAGCTAGCCAGACTATCAGTCCTGAAAGCCATTGATCTCTACCCAAATAGGGGTTTCGGAAAGACAGAGCATGAGAATTCCGAAAATAGCACAAATAGTGCAAATTATGGCATTGGAGCACATTCCTATTCTGATACATATCGACAATTTAGAGATCAGTCAGAGTTTGAGCAGTATGTAACAGACCTCTGGCCTTGGCACATTCAAGCCGTGCAGCGAAGGTCGTTGCGATGCCCGGATCTGTCAGTGCTTCTAGAGCGATTTCTAATCGCACCGAATGAGACACATATCTCTAGCCAAAGATATAGGAATTGGAAATCGACCACGTCCGACCGTTTTCAACGTTTCTTTGGCGTATGGAAGTCAGAATTGGAACCCATTGAAAACCCGTTTTTCGCAATTTGGTCCTTGGATCTGTACGCTGCAGCAGAAGATTGGGTTGAACCTCGGATGGACCTTCTCGAGGTTAATAAGTACGGCAATGATGCTTTAGCTCTTGCAGCATTCCAGGGTCATGTTGATCTTTGTCGTCAGCTTATTCTCAAAGGGGTTAACGTTGATAGAATTCTTCCCAGCGGGTTAAGCGCATTGTACATAGCCATCGCCTGGAATCAAGTGTCTTGCGTCAAGCTACTACTCCAGAAGGGCGCAAACCCCAATCAGAATACGAATCATCGACCTCTCTGCAATGCTTTAGATTTGAGCAAGGAGGCGGTTGAAGTTCTATTACAGTACAGGGCAGATCCAAATCTCGTTTGCCATGACACAGATTGCTTCGAGTGGCCTCTTGGAAAGGCTATGCACATGGGCGTTGAAACCAAGGTGATGGAGAGATTTATAGAGGCTGGGGCGAGTCTGAATTTACAAATAGGGGTATATGGAGGACCGCTTGCAGAAGCGGCTTGGAAGGGGAGCTTGTCTTATGCTAAACTTTTTGTCGACAACGGGGCTCAAGTGAATGCGCACCTTACAGTTGGAAAGTACGGAACT